One window of Futiania mangrovi genomic DNA carries:
- a CDS encoding acetate--CoA ligase family protein, which translates to MTVPARGAEALTRMFQPRSVAIVGASDDPARISGRALRFLREAGFAGGLYPVNPRRETVQGLRAYPSVADIPEVPDVGLIAVPAAMALDAVRDCAAKGMAGVYVFSSGFSEAGVEGAKAQAEILRVAREAGMRVLGPNCLGAFNSEIGFFGMFATSLDRGLPSPGPVAVVSQSGAHGQHIAYMARQRGLGVTYCITTGNEMDVDAAEVLDWVVRQPDVKVVMVYAEGVRDGARLVSALKTARALKKPVVFMKVGSSAAGARAVSSHTSALAGADAIHDAVLRQYGAWRAVSTQDQVDIAYACAWGIYPASGRVGLVSVSGGGGVQMADFAERFGLDAAPMPEGARAKLREIMPHAAPENPFDVTGQIVNDASLMERALRVLCTDTDYDVLAGYFTTVALDRGATGRLRDAILKGTEGHDRLIVLCMLADPETVRAYEEAGFLVYEDPYRAMAAVAALRFFAESFARAEEAAAPLPPACARPGGPLDEVAARRLLAEAGLPVLPETLAASADEAAAAADAMGYPVAMKIVSPDIAHKTEIGGVLLNVADRAAVRAGFDTLTSRARDAAPGARLSGILVTPMARKGVETIVGVTVDPTFGPVVMFGLGGVFVEVFRDVCFRAAPFGVEEARAMIPETKAASLLAGARGAPAADVEALAHALAAVSRFAAANAHWLDSIDINPFLVLPAGEGALALDAVIVPSPDAPGDAADEERKAS; encoded by the coding sequence ATGACCGTTCCCGCACGAGGGGCCGAAGCTCTCACCCGCATGTTCCAGCCGCGGTCGGTGGCGATCGTCGGCGCCTCCGACGACCCGGCGCGCATTTCGGGCCGGGCGCTGCGCTTCCTGCGCGAGGCGGGCTTCGCAGGTGGGCTCTACCCGGTCAATCCGCGCCGCGAGACGGTGCAGGGCCTGCGCGCCTATCCCAGCGTCGCCGACATCCCCGAGGTGCCGGACGTCGGCCTGATCGCGGTGCCCGCCGCCATGGCGCTCGACGCCGTGCGCGACTGCGCGGCCAAGGGCATGGCGGGGGTCTATGTCTTCTCCTCCGGCTTTTCGGAAGCGGGGGTGGAGGGTGCGAAGGCGCAGGCCGAGATCCTGCGCGTCGCGCGCGAGGCGGGCATGCGCGTGCTGGGGCCCAACTGCCTCGGCGCGTTCAATTCCGAGATCGGCTTCTTCGGCATGTTCGCGACCTCGCTCGACCGCGGGCTGCCCTCGCCGGGCCCCGTCGCCGTGGTCAGCCAGAGCGGCGCGCACGGCCAGCACATCGCCTACATGGCGCGCCAGCGCGGCCTCGGCGTCACCTATTGCATCACCACCGGCAACGAGATGGACGTGGACGCGGCCGAGGTCCTCGACTGGGTCGTGCGCCAGCCGGACGTGAAGGTCGTGATGGTCTATGCGGAAGGGGTGCGCGACGGGGCGCGCCTCGTCTCCGCCCTCAAGACCGCCCGCGCGCTGAAGAAGCCCGTGGTGTTCATGAAGGTCGGCTCGTCCGCGGCGGGCGCGCGCGCGGTCAGCTCGCACACCTCCGCGCTCGCCGGGGCAGATGCGATTCACGACGCGGTGCTGCGCCAGTACGGGGCGTGGCGCGCCGTCTCCACCCAGGACCAGGTCGACATCGCCTATGCCTGCGCGTGGGGGATCTACCCGGCGTCGGGGCGGGTGGGGCTCGTCTCGGTGTCGGGCGGCGGCGGCGTGCAGATGGCGGACTTCGCCGAGCGCTTCGGCCTCGACGCCGCGCCGATGCCGGAGGGGGCGCGCGCGAAACTCCGCGAGATCATGCCCCATGCCGCGCCGGAAAACCCGTTCGACGTCACCGGCCAGATCGTCAACGATGCGAGCCTGATGGAGCGGGCGCTGCGCGTGCTCTGCACCGACACCGACTATGACGTGCTCGCGGGCTATTTCACCACGGTCGCGCTGGACCGTGGGGCGACCGGGCGCTTGCGCGACGCGATCCTCAAGGGGACGGAGGGGCACGACCGGCTGATCGTGCTGTGCATGCTCGCCGATCCGGAGACGGTGCGCGCCTATGAGGAGGCGGGCTTCCTTGTCTACGAGGATCCCTACCGGGCCATGGCGGCGGTCGCGGCGCTGCGCTTCTTCGCGGAAAGCTTCGCGCGGGCCGAGGAGGCGGCGGCGCCCTTGCCGCCCGCCTGCGCCCGTCCCGGCGGTCCGCTCGACGAGGTCGCGGCGCGCCGCCTGCTGGCGGAGGCGGGGCTGCCGGTCTTGCCGGAAACGCTGGCGGCCTCTGCGGACGAGGCGGCCGCGGCGGCCGACGCCATGGGCTACCCGGTCGCCATGAAGATCGTCTCCCCCGACATCGCCCACAAGACGGAGATCGGCGGGGTTCTGCTGAACGTCGCGGACCGGGCCGCCGTGCGCGCGGGCTTCGACACGCTCACGTCCCGCGCGCGCGACGCCGCGCCCGGCGCCCGCCTCTCCGGCATCCTCGTGACGCCGATGGCGCGCAAGGGCGTGGAGACGATCGTCGGCGTGACCGTCGATCCGACCTTCGGGCCGGTGGTCATGTTCGGGCTCGGCGGCGTGTTCGTGGAGGTGTTCCGCGACGTGTGCTTCCGTGCTGCTCCCTTCGGCGTTGAGGAGGCGCGCGCCATGATCCCGGAGACGAAGGCCGCAAGTCTTCTCGCAGGCGCGCGCGGCGCACCCGCGGCGGACGTGGAGGCGCTTGCCCATGCGCTCGCCGCCGTCTCCCGCTTCGCAGCGGCCAACGCGCACTGGCTCGACAGCATCGACATCAATCCCTTCCTGGTCCTGCCCGCGGGCGAGGGCGCGCTTGCGCTCGACGCGGTGATCGTCCCGTCGCCCGATGCGCCCGGCGATGCGGCAGATGAAGAGAGAAAGGCCTCATGA
- a CDS encoding acyl-CoA dehydrogenase family protein produces MSTPVPIPPLPGPEEADAETLGMIADAVASYAVPDAARTRRVRDSADGFDAKVWRDMAEQGWLGVLVPEGQGGLALGLEAAAAIARRLGYAAFPEPYVPVAVLAARVLARAPETALRDDLLARLVAGDLLPGVAWQGVRGGIDVAGTHVRAVPAGDGVHLGGESRFIPVPGADGFIVSASADGGLGLYWAEAGQEGVDVAAERAADGTRSLRVTFSDALVPAENCLAAPGEGAAILRAALAEATVAASAEMTGLIERALDITLDYLRTREQFNRPIGSFQALQHRAVDLWIQKELARTTLDATVRALAGGAGNLDGWETAASSLKARAAIAGRMVAGQSVQLHGAIGFTDEYELGVYVNRALVLAAWLGNAAEHQRRFGERAPIGGALPGQVKGEGRS; encoded by the coding sequence ATGAGCACGCCCGTTCCCATCCCTCCCTTGCCGGGGCCCGAGGAGGCGGATGCCGAGACCCTCGGCATGATCGCCGACGCGGTCGCATCCTATGCCGTGCCCGACGCGGCCCGTACGCGCCGGGTGCGCGACAGCGCCGACGGCTTCGACGCGAAGGTCTGGCGCGACATGGCCGAGCAGGGCTGGCTCGGCGTGCTGGTGCCGGAGGGGCAGGGCGGGCTTGCCCTCGGCCTCGAGGCCGCCGCCGCCATCGCGCGGCGTCTGGGCTATGCGGCCTTCCCCGAGCCCTATGTGCCGGTCGCGGTGCTCGCCGCGCGGGTGCTGGCCCGCGCGCCCGAAACTGCGCTGCGCGACGATCTGCTCGCACGCCTCGTTGCGGGCGACCTGCTGCCCGGCGTCGCGTGGCAGGGCGTGCGCGGGGGCATCGACGTGGCCGGAACCCATGTGCGCGCGGTGCCCGCGGGCGACGGCGTCCACCTCGGCGGCGAGAGCCGCTTCATTCCGGTGCCCGGCGCCGACGGCTTCATCGTGTCGGCGTCCGCGGACGGTGGCCTCGGCCTTTACTGGGCCGAAGCGGGGCAGGAGGGCGTCGACGTCGCGGCCGAGCGTGCGGCGGACGGCACGCGCAGCCTGCGGGTGACCTTTTCCGACGCGCTGGTTCCGGCGGAGAACTGCCTTGCGGCACCGGGCGAGGGCGCGGCCATCCTGCGCGCTGCGCTCGCCGAGGCGACGGTCGCCGCGAGCGCGGAGATGACCGGCCTGATCGAGCGCGCGCTCGACATCACGCTCGACTATCTGCGCACGCGCGAGCAGTTCAACCGGCCCATCGGCAGCTTCCAGGCGTTGCAGCACCGCGCCGTCGACCTCTGGATCCAGAAGGAGCTTGCGCGCACCACGCTCGATGCGACCGTGCGCGCGCTGGCCGGGGGCGCGGGCAATCTCGACGGGTGGGAGACCGCGGCGAGCAGCCTGAAGGCGCGCGCCGCCATCGCGGGCCGGATGGTCGCGGGCCAGTCCGTGCAGCTTCACGGCGCCATCGGCTTCACCGACGAGTACGAGCTTGGCGTCTACGTCAACCGCGCGCTGGTGCTGGCCGCATGGCTCGGCAACGCGGCGGAGCATCAACGCCGGTTCGGTGAGCGCGCGCCCATCGGCGGCGCGCTGCCGGGACAGGTCAAGGGGGAGGGGCGGTCGTGA
- a CDS encoding acyl-CoA dehydrogenase family protein: MTAYGVPQERDWDALTDEEFREHIRAEFVANYPAHLRYPPRRLRWRDLEDWYRRMARKGWIAPAWPAEYGGMGLSASKLLIFLEEQERHGIARFQDHGILMIGPVLMRFGTEDQRRRFLPGILSCDEIWCQGYSEPGAGSDLASLRTRAVADGDHFVINGQKIWTTLAQDATHIFVLARTDPDVKKQEGISFLLVDITTPGIDVRPIRDIAGHEEFCEVFFDNVRVPAENLVGGLNRGWTVAKSLLGFERVSLGSPKFAEYGLHVLVETAEACGVLDDPVFRDKLAGLQLDVAHLANAYHHFAGILTRGEPLGPDVSLLKIWSTETFQRIADLIIETAGAAGGLAGEVDVGAAEINVLAAYYKARPATIYGGSNEIQRNIIARNVLGLPAG; this comes from the coding sequence GTGACGGCTTACGGCGTGCCGCAGGAGCGCGACTGGGACGCGCTCACCGACGAGGAATTCCGCGAGCACATCCGCGCGGAGTTCGTGGCGAACTACCCGGCGCATCTGCGCTATCCGCCGCGGCGGCTTCGCTGGCGCGACCTGGAGGACTGGTACCGCCGCATGGCGCGCAAGGGCTGGATTGCGCCCGCCTGGCCCGCGGAGTACGGCGGCATGGGGCTGTCCGCCTCCAAGCTGCTGATCTTCCTGGAGGAGCAGGAACGCCACGGCATCGCGCGCTTCCAGGACCACGGCATATTGATGATCGGCCCGGTGCTGATGCGCTTCGGCACCGAGGACCAGCGCCGCCGCTTCCTGCCGGGCATCCTCTCGTGCGACGAGATCTGGTGCCAGGGCTATTCGGAACCGGGCGCGGGCTCCGACCTCGCCTCCCTGCGCACCCGCGCGGTGGCGGACGGCGATCATTTCGTGATCAACGGCCAGAAGATCTGGACGACGCTGGCGCAGGACGCGACGCACATCTTCGTGCTCGCCCGCACAGACCCGGACGTGAAGAAGCAGGAGGGAATCAGCTTCCTGCTGGTGGACATCACGACGCCGGGCATCGACGTGCGCCCGATCCGCGACATCGCGGGGCACGAGGAGTTCTGCGAGGTCTTCTTCGACAATGTCCGCGTGCCCGCCGAGAACCTCGTGGGCGGGCTCAACCGCGGCTGGACGGTGGCGAAGTCGCTGCTGGGGTTCGAGCGGGTCTCCCTCGGCAGCCCCAAGTTCGCCGAATACGGCCTGCACGTGCTGGTCGAGACGGCGGAGGCGTGCGGCGTTCTGGACGATCCGGTGTTTCGCGACAAGCTCGCGGGCCTGCAACTCGACGTCGCGCACCTCGCCAACGCCTATCACCATTTCGCCGGGATCCTGACGCGGGGAGAGCCGCTCGGTCCCGACGTGTCGCTGCTCAAGATCTGGTCGACGGAGACCTTCCAGCGCATCGCCGACCTCATCATCGAGACGGCAGGCGCGGCGGGCGGCCTCGCCGGCGAAGTCGACGTGGGCGCCGCGGAAATCAACGTGCTCGCGGCCTATTACAAGGCCAGGCCCGCGACGATCTACGGCGGCAGCAACGAGATCCAGCGCAACATCATCGCGCGCAACGTCCTCGGCCTTCCGGCCGGCTGA
- a CDS encoding citryl-CoA lyase, with protein sequence MLREQKTMTDKKWRTAISTFDDDGASIGGYQIQDLMENLDFGAAMFVLYQQRVPSKEEAKLLNALMVSVIDHGIVAPSAVSRIVAASGVPLQACVAAGILTIGDVHGGAGQEIARKLQIWVEEAKAAGQSLADKARAIVADSRKAKERIEGYGHPLHPHRDDRVDCLVKMAGELGLRGDNLNLALAIQDAIEEATGRHIPLNIDGIMAAVLCDLGFDWRVARVFIFVPRAAGISAHAVEEVKRERGWRKIANHDEVEYDGPTGRTVGEAAE encoded by the coding sequence ATTCTCAGGGAGCAGAAGACAATGACCGACAAGAAATGGCGCACGGCCATCTCGACCTTCGACGACGACGGCGCCTCGATCGGCGGCTACCAGATCCAGGACCTGATGGAGAACCTCGACTTCGGGGCCGCCATGTTCGTGCTCTACCAGCAGCGTGTGCCGTCCAAGGAAGAGGCGAAGCTCCTCAACGCGCTGATGGTCTCCGTGATCGACCACGGCATCGTGGCACCCTCGGCGGTGAGCCGGATCGTCGCCGCCTCGGGTGTGCCGCTGCAGGCGTGCGTGGCCGCGGGCATCCTGACCATCGGCGACGTGCACGGCGGCGCGGGCCAGGAGATCGCGCGCAAGCTGCAGATCTGGGTGGAAGAGGCGAAGGCCGCGGGCCAGTCTCTGGCCGACAAGGCGCGCGCCATCGTCGCGGACTCGCGCAAGGCGAAGGAGCGGATCGAAGGCTACGGCCACCCGCTGCACCCGCACCGCGACGACCGCGTCGACTGCCTCGTGAAGATGGCGGGGGAGCTTGGCCTGCGCGGCGACAATCTCAACCTCGCGCTCGCCATCCAGGACGCCATCGAGGAGGCGACGGGCCGCCACATCCCGCTCAACATCGACGGCATCATGGCGGCGGTGCTGTGCGACCTCGGCTTCGACTGGCGGGTCGCGCGCGTGTTCATCTTCGTGCCGCGCGCGGCGGGCATTTCCGCCCACGCGGTCGAGGAGGTGAAGCGCGAGCGCGGCTGGCGCAAGATCGCCAACCACGACGAGGTCGAATACGACGGCCCCACGGGCCGGACGGTGGGCGAAGCGGCGGAATGA
- a CDS encoding acyclic terpene utilization AtuA family protein: protein MTIRIGSGSAWWGDRISPAEANAAHGRLDFLCFETMAEATVSAAQVRKSRDPSFPGYDTYLEDRFRAVLPHCLANGTRIVSNQGWINPSGAAEKTKEILAGLGHGDVKVAAVEGALITDRIAALAGPILETGGSLSEIAGEIVSAEAYMGAGPIVEALDNGAQIVLTGRVADPSIFLAPMIHAFGWGPDEVQKYAMGSAIGHLMECGAQVTGGYFADPGYKDVPEPWNFAFPIAEVEEDGSAVLSKLDGTGGRIDRRTVLEQMFYEVHDPANYITPDCVVDFTSATIEEVDPDRVRISGISGKPRTPTLKASIGAREGFIGQDMFFYAGPGALAKARLAKRVLEERFRIVNLQAEDVRIDFLGVNAIHGPMSPEPDPAHEPYEVCVRVAARTRTRAEAEKVGREVDGMAVSGLGSTGKSVPFGDRVREVVGVWSTLVDRAAVTPSIRYF, encoded by the coding sequence ATGACGATCAGGATCGGTTCGGGCTCGGCCTGGTGGGGCGACCGCATCTCGCCGGCCGAGGCCAACGCCGCGCACGGGCGTCTCGACTTTCTGTGCTTCGAGACGATGGCGGAGGCGACCGTCTCCGCCGCGCAGGTGCGCAAGTCCCGCGATCCGTCCTTTCCGGGCTACGACACCTATCTGGAGGACCGCTTCCGCGCGGTCCTGCCTCATTGCCTCGCCAATGGCACGCGCATCGTCTCCAACCAGGGCTGGATCAACCCGTCGGGTGCGGCCGAGAAGACGAAGGAGATCCTCGCCGGGCTCGGTCATGGGGACGTGAAGGTCGCAGCCGTCGAGGGCGCGCTCATCACGGACCGGATCGCGGCGCTTGCCGGGCCGATCCTGGAAACGGGCGGCAGCCTTTCCGAGATCGCGGGCGAGATCGTCTCGGCGGAGGCCTACATGGGCGCCGGGCCCATCGTGGAGGCGCTCGACAATGGCGCGCAGATCGTGCTGACGGGCCGCGTGGCCGATCCGTCGATCTTCCTCGCGCCGATGATCCACGCCTTCGGCTGGGGCCCGGACGAGGTGCAGAAATACGCCATGGGCTCCGCCATCGGGCACCTGATGGAGTGCGGCGCGCAGGTCACCGGCGGCTATTTCGCCGACCCCGGCTACAAGGACGTTCCGGAGCCGTGGAACTTCGCCTTCCCCATCGCGGAGGTGGAGGAGGACGGATCCGCCGTGCTCTCCAAGCTCGACGGCACCGGCGGGCGGATCGACCGGCGCACGGTGCTGGAGCAGATGTTCTACGAGGTGCACGACCCCGCGAACTACATCACGCCCGACTGCGTCGTCGACTTCACCAGCGCAACGATCGAGGAGGTGGACCCCGACCGGGTGCGCATCAGCGGCATCTCCGGCAAGCCGCGCACGCCGACGCTCAAGGCCTCCATCGGCGCGCGGGAAGGCTTCATCGGCCAGGACATGTTCTTTTATGCGGGGCCCGGCGCGCTCGCCAAGGCACGGCTCGCCAAGCGGGTTCTGGAGGAACGCTTCCGCATCGTGAACCTTCAGGCGGAGGACGTGCGCATCGACTTCCTGGGCGTCAACGCGATCCATGGACCGATGTCGCCGGAGCCCGACCCCGCGCACGAACCCTACGAGGTCTGCGTCCGCGTCGCCGCCCGCACCCGTACCCGCGCGGAGGCCGAGAAGGTGGGGCGCGAGGTCGACGGCATGGCGGTCTCCGGCCTCGGTTCGACAGGCAAGAGCGTGCCCTTCGGCGACCGCGTGCGCGAGGTGGTCGGCGTCTGGTCCACGCTGGTCGACCGCGCGGCGGTCACCCCCTCCATCCGCTATTTCTGA
- a CDS encoding AtuA-related protein — protein sequence MHVSLRELAHSRSGDKGNTLNIAVIAYEAEFYPHIEAQITEEAVARHYAGVVKGRVTRYAVDRLGVLNFVCEGTLGGGVSRNLCLDNYGKALASGVLTMTVEIPDDLAPRLRSAQTATS from the coding sequence ATGCACGTATCCTTGCGCGAGCTTGCCCATAGCCGCAGCGGCGACAAGGGCAACACGCTCAACATCGCCGTCATTGCCTACGAGGCGGAGTTCTATCCGCACATCGAGGCGCAGATCACGGAGGAGGCGGTCGCGCGCCACTATGCCGGCGTGGTCAAGGGCAGGGTCACGCGCTACGCCGTGGACCGGCTGGGCGTGCTCAATTTCGTGTGCGAGGGGACGCTGGGCGGCGGCGTCTCGCGCAACCTCTGCCTCGACAATTACGGCAAGGCGCTGGCGAGCGGCGTGCTCACGATGACCGTCGAGATTCCCGACGACCTGGCACCCCGCCTGCGCTCGGCGCAGACGGCGACATCCTGA
- a CDS encoding pentapeptide repeat-containing protein has protein sequence MKRASGQGAGAPRLAAWGLSAGLAAVLALAAGAGPALAADCRRAPRPGIDWSECSRTNLILSGADLARAKLDGADFTLTDLSGSTLTSASLEKTTLVRASLAGSVADEANFRKVEAYRANFSRLSARGANFRSAELQRTDFSGADLTGADFEKAEMGRTVFDGAILKDVRFDFANLARADLRKAQLSGRIDLSHAFLFLTRIEGVDLTGVNGLEQGQLDIACGDAQTRLPPGLSVPESWPCAAEE, from the coding sequence ATGAAGCGTGCGAGCGGGCAGGGCGCGGGTGCGCCGCGTCTGGCGGCGTGGGGGCTTTCAGCAGGTCTGGCTGCTGTTCTGGCGCTGGCCGCAGGCGCCGGCCCGGCGCTGGCGGCAGATTGCAGGCGCGCGCCGCGTCCCGGCATCGACTGGAGCGAGTGCAGCCGGACCAATTTGATCCTGAGCGGCGCCGACCTCGCACGGGCGAAGCTCGACGGCGCGGACTTCACGCTGACGGACCTGAGCGGCAGCACGCTGACGTCCGCCAGCCTCGAAAAGACCACGCTGGTGCGTGCCTCGCTCGCCGGCTCCGTGGCAGACGAGGCGAACTTCCGGAAGGTGGAGGCCTACCGCGCGAACTTCTCGCGTCTCTCCGCCAGGGGCGCCAACTTCCGCAGCGCCGAGCTGCAGCGCACCGACTTCAGCGGGGCAGACCTCACCGGCGCGGACTTCGAGAAGGCCGAGATGGGGCGGACCGTATTCGACGGCGCGATCCTGAAGGACGTGCGCTTCGACTTCGCCAACCTGGCGCGCGCCGACCTGCGCAAGGCTCAGCTCTCCGGCAGGATCGATCTCAGCCACGCCTTCCTGTTCCTGACACGGATCGAAGGGGTGGACCTGACGGGCGTGAACGGCCTCGAGCAGGGGCAGCTCGACATCGCCTGCGGGGACGCGCAAACCCGCCTGCCGCCCGGCCTGTCCGTGCCCGAAAGCTGGCCCTGCGCCGCCGAGGAGTGA
- the ppk2 gene encoding polyphosphate kinase 2 produces MTGGKGDAAGAAVLEEPVSAPGNLADAAGPETVQPEEAPGPEEAAAAAEQPAEGKPAAEHRRSLGKLRHDPEAIRRSFENGEYPYTTKLSRRPYETKKEALQAELLKLQLWAKDTGQKIVILFEGRDAAGKGGTIKRFTEHLNPRGARVVALEKPSETERGEWFFQRYIRHLPTAGEIVLFDRSWYNRAGVERVMGFCSPSEYLEFMRQTPELERMLVRSGIHLFKYWFSVTREEQRRRFEARRTDPLKQWKLSPIDLASLDRWDDYTEAKEAMFFYTDTADAPWTIVKSDDKKRARLNCMLHFLDAFDYPGKNTRVAQAPDPLIVGECAHVVHRDEHILGKALHPDLRRSTADA; encoded by the coding sequence ATGACCGGGGGCAAGGGAGATGCGGCGGGGGCAGCCGTCCTGGAGGAACCTGTATCCGCGCCCGGGAACTTGGCGGACGCAGCCGGACCGGAAACGGTGCAGCCGGAGGAGGCGCCGGGCCCGGAGGAAGCCGCGGCCGCGGCGGAGCAGCCGGCCGAAGGGAAGCCCGCGGCGGAACACCGGCGCTCGCTCGGCAAGCTGCGGCATGACCCGGAGGCGATCCGCCGCAGTTTCGAGAACGGCGAGTATCCCTACACGACCAAGCTCAGCCGCCGCCCCTACGAGACGAAGAAGGAAGCCCTGCAGGCCGAGCTTCTGAAGCTCCAGCTGTGGGCGAAGGACACCGGCCAGAAGATCGTCATCCTGTTCGAGGGCCGCGACGCCGCGGGCAAGGGCGGCACCATCAAGCGCTTCACGGAGCACCTGAACCCCCGCGGCGCGCGCGTCGTCGCGCTGGAGAAGCCGAGCGAGACGGAACGCGGGGAGTGGTTCTTCCAACGCTACATCCGGCACCTGCCGACGGCCGGCGAGATCGTGCTGTTCGACCGCTCCTGGTACAACCGGGCTGGCGTGGAGCGGGTGATGGGCTTCTGCAGCCCGTCGGAATATCTGGAATTCATGCGGCAGACGCCGGAACTGGAGCGGATGCTCGTGCGTTCCGGCATCCACCTGTTCAAGTACTGGTTCTCCGTCACGCGGGAGGAACAGCGCCGCCGCTTCGAGGCGCGCCGCACCGACCCGCTGAAGCAATGGAAGCTCTCGCCCATCGACCTCGCCAGCCTCGACCGCTGGGACGACTACACCGAGGCGAAGGAGGCGATGTTCTTCTACACGGATACTGCGGATGCGCCCTGGACCATCGTGAAATCGGACGACAAGAAGCGCGCGCGGCTGAATTGCATGCTGCATTTCCTCGACGCCTTCGACTATCCGGGCAAGAATACACGGGTGGCACAGGCACCCGATCCGCTCATCGTCGGGGAATGCGCCCACGTGGTTCATCGGGATGAGCATATTCTCGGCAAGGCGCTGCACCCCGACCTGCGGCGCAGCACGGCCGACGCCTGA
- a CDS encoding TRAP transporter large permease, whose product MEWYWMGATLFAILIGFILIGVPVAFSLGLAGTVAVYLFLTPHMLMQLARISFDVASTHLFIVAPLFVLMAGLVSQSDVAEKAFLAATKWMNRLPGPLAISTVASATLFSAISGSSPATAAAIGYTAVPEMLKHGYSKRLAVGTVAAGGTLGILIPPSVVMIIYGIITETSIGDLFAAGIIPGILLSLLLMLYVMVSCIRTPPVSIENTVITWSDRFAALKGIWAIVLLFIAVMGAIYGGIATPTEAAAIGAMVALILTLPRQGMGLSGLSLVLVRTAQTTSMILLLIICGSFFGFVISALGIAHEMVAVLVEAQVSPWTVLIGYLILLVILGTLMDPASMMVITLPLAFPVLKQLGFDPVWIGVLVTIAVEIGMITPPVGLNLFVLQGVVPREITTKDIALGALPFVGVLLFGLLLVLVFPGLATWLPAVLP is encoded by the coding sequence ATGGAATGGTACTGGATGGGGGCGACCCTGTTCGCGATCCTGATCGGCTTCATCCTGATCGGCGTGCCCGTGGCGTTCAGCCTGGGCCTTGCCGGGACGGTCGCGGTCTACCTGTTCCTCACCCCGCACATGCTGATGCAGCTTGCGCGCATCTCGTTCGATGTCGCGAGCACGCATCTCTTCATCGTCGCGCCGCTGTTCGTACTGATGGCGGGGCTCGTCTCACAGTCCGACGTGGCGGAGAAAGCCTTCCTCGCGGCGACCAAGTGGATGAACCGCCTGCCGGGGCCGCTGGCGATCAGCACCGTCGCCTCGGCCACGCTGTTCTCGGCGATCTCGGGGTCGAGCCCGGCGACGGCGGCGGCGATAGGCTACACCGCCGTGCCGGAAATGCTGAAGCACGGCTATAGCAAGCGCCTCGCGGTGGGCACCGTGGCTGCGGGCGGCACGCTCGGCATCCTCATTCCGCCCAGCGTCGTGATGATCATCTACGGCATCATCACCGAGACATCGATCGGAGACCTGTTCGCCGCCGGCATCATCCCGGGCATCCTCCTCAGCCTGCTTCTGATGCTCTATGTCATGGTGTCGTGCATCCGCACGCCGCCCGTGTCGATCGAGAACACGGTCATCACATGGTCCGACCGCTTCGCCGCGCTGAAGGGGATCTGGGCCATCGTGTTGCTGTTCATCGCGGTGATGGGCGCGATCTACGGCGGTATCGCCACGCCGACCGAGGCCGCCGCCATCGGCGCCATGGTGGCGCTGATCCTGACGCTGCCGCGGCAGGGGATGGGCCTTTCCGGCCTGTCGCTCGTCCTGGTGCGGACGGCCCAGACAACCTCGATGATCCTGCTGCTGATCATCTGCGGCTCGTTCTTCGGCTTCGTGATCTCCGCACTCGGCATCGCGCACGAGATGGTCGCAGTCCTCGTGGAGGCCCAGGTCTCGCCATGGACCGTGCTGATCGGCTACCTGATCCTGCTGGTGATCCTGGGCACGCTCATGGACCCCGCGTCCATGATGGTCATCACCCTGCCGCTCGCCTTCCCGGTCCTGAAGCAGCTGGGCTTCGATCCCGTCTGGATCGGCGTGCTGGTGACCATCGCGGTCGAGATCGGCATGATTACGCCGCCGGTCGGGCTCAACCTCTTCGTGCTGCAGGGCGTCGTGCCGCGCGAGATCACGACCAAGGACATCGCGCTGGGCGCCCTGCCCTTCGTCGGCGTGCTGCTGTTCGGGCTTCTGCTCGTGCTCGTCTTCCCCGGCCTCGCGACCTGGTTGCCAGCCGTCCTGCCCTGA
- a CDS encoding VOC family protein — translation MMDPPKGLVNGIEQVCVVVNDLDQTIENFVEKAGIGPWAVYTYAPPDLTNMKVRGKEVAYGMRLALAWTGSFMWEVIQPLEGPSIYREFLDRYGEGMHHVLVRHTCDSMADAIAEFERRGCPPCMEGSYKGTNFAYVETDGPLKMILELVERPTYPGYRRPDPERWYPYAPEVPFT, via the coding sequence ATGATGGACCCGCCCAAGGGCCTGGTGAACGGGATCGAACAGGTCTGCGTCGTCGTCAACGACCTCGACCAGACGATCGAGAACTTCGTGGAGAAGGCCGGCATCGGCCCCTGGGCGGTCTACACCTACGCCCCGCCGGACCTCACCAACATGAAGGTGCGCGGCAAGGAGGTCGCCTATGGCATGCGCCTGGCGCTCGCCTGGACCGGCTCCTTCATGTGGGAGGTCATCCAGCCGCTGGAGGGACCGTCCATCTACCGGGAGTTCCTGGACCGCTACGGCGAGGGGATGCACCACGTCCTCGTCCGCCACACCTGCGACTCCATGGCAGACGCCATCGCGGAGTTCGAGCGGCGCGGCTGCCCGCCCTGCATGGAGGGCAGCTACAAGGGTACCAATTTCGCCTACGTCGAGACCGACGGCCCGCTCAAGATGATCCTCGAGCTGGTCGAACGCCCGACCTATCCGGGCTACCGCCGCCCGGATCCGGAGCGCTGGTACCCCTACGCGCCCGAGGTGCCCTTCACCTGA